A stretch of Cicer arietinum cultivar CDC Frontier isolate Library 1 chromosome 5, Cicar.CDCFrontier_v2.0, whole genome shotgun sequence DNA encodes these proteins:
- the LOC101492556 gene encoding probable sugar phosphate/phosphate translocator At5g25400, producing the protein MGKGGSLSDGVMKKIVLSYTYVAIWIFLSFTVIVYNKYILDKKMYNWPFPISLTMIHMSFCATLAILLVRIFKLVEPVSMSRDVYFSSVVPIGALYSLSLWLSNSAYIYLSVSFIQMLKALMPVAVYSIGVLLKKESYKNDTMFNMLSISLGVGVAAYGEARFDTWGVILQLGAVAFEATRLVMIQILLTSKGISLNPITSLYYVAPCCFVFLSIPWILVEYPILKQTSTFQFDFVIFGTNSLCAFALNLAVFLLVGKTSALTMNVAGVVKDWLLIAFSWSVIKDTVTPINLFGYGLAFLGVAYYNHSKLQALKAKEAQKKVSQPDEETGRLLEDREGDGSGKRNDNQN; encoded by the coding sequence atgggGAAAGGTGGATCTCTAAGCGATGGAGTAATGAAAAAGATCGTATTATCGTACACATACGTAGCGATATGGATCTTCCTAAGTTTCACAGTAATCGTTTACAACAAATACATCTTAGACAAAAAGATGTACAATTGGCCATTCCCAATTTCCCTAACTATGATCCACATGTCTTTCTGTGCAACCCTAGCTATTCTCCTCGTTCGCATTTTCAAATTAGTCGAACCTGTTTCAATGTCTCGCGACGTTTACTTCTCCTCCGTCGTTCCTATCGGTGCTCtttactctctctctctatgGCTCTCAAATTCCGCTTACATTTATCTCTCTGTCTCCTTTATTCAAATGCTTAAAGCTCTTATGCCTGTTGCCGTTTACTCTATCGGCgttcttttgaaaaaagaatctTACAAAAACGACACCATGTTTAACATGTTATCCATTTCTCTTGGCGTTGGTGTTGCCGCATATGGTGAAGCTAGGTTTGATACATGGGGTGTTATTCTTCAATTAGGTGCTGTTGCTTTTGAAGCCACTAGATTGGTTATGATTCAAATCTTGCTTACATCCAAAGGGATTTCATTGAATCCTATTACATCTTTGTACTACGTTGCTCCTTGTTGTTTCGTTTTCTTGTCTATTCCTTGGATCCTTGTCGAGTATCCAATTTTGAAACAGACTTCCACTtttcaatttgattttgttatttttggGACTAATTCATTGTGCGCATTTGCTTTGAATCTTGCTGTTTTTCTTCTTGTTGGCAAAACTTCAGCTTTGACAATGAATGTTGCTGGTGTTGTTAAAGATTGGCTTCTGATTGCGTTTTCTTGGTCTGTTATTAAGGATACTGTTACACCCATTAATTTGTTTGGGTATGGACTTGCTTTCTTAGGCGTGGCTTATTATAATCATTCAAAGTTGCAGGCACTTAAGGCTAAAGAGGCACAGAAGAAGGTTTCACAACCTGATGAAGAAACTGGAAGGTTGCTTGAAGATAGAGAAGGAGATGGATCAGGGAAGAGAAATGATAATCAGAAttga